In one window of Armatimonadota bacterium DNA:
- a CDS encoding NUDIX hydrolase: MDVERIRPIAICVFRRGEDILVGEGYDRVKDETFYRPLGGAIEFGESSRDGIVREIREELGAEITGLEYLATIENVFTCDGTPGHQIVMVYQAAFADERFYRAESITGQEHDETGPLWEFTAIWKPLDYFRAGTAPLYPESLLELLDRRRDDGRSPEPPSRSAKE, from the coding sequence ATGGACGTGGAACGTATCAGGCCGATAGCGATATGCGTCTTCCGCCGCGGCGAGGACATCCTGGTCGGCGAGGGATATGACCGGGTCAAGGACGAGACGTTCTATCGCCCGCTCGGCGGCGCGATAGAGTTCGGCGAGAGCAGCCGCGACGGTATCGTGCGCGAGATCCGCGAGGAATTGGGGGCGGAGATCACGGGCCTGGAATACCTCGCCACGATCGAGAATGTCTTTACCTGCGATGGCACGCCCGGCCACCAGATCGTCATGGTATACCAGGCCGCGTTCGCCGACGAGCGCTTCTATCGCGCCGAGAGCATCACGGGCCAGGAGCATGACGAGACCGGGCCGCTGTGGGAGTTCACGGCGATATGGAAGCCGCTGGACTACTTCCGCGCAGGCACGGCGCCGCTGTATCCGGAGAGCCTGCTTGAGCTGCTGGATCGGCGGAGGGATGACGGGCGCTCACCCGAGCCCCCGAGCCGCAGTGCAAAGGAGTGA